The Stratiformator vulcanicus genome has a segment encoding these proteins:
- a CDS encoding acyl-CoA dehydrogenase family protein, giving the protein MSTVIKPEDRKPKAIRSGASRLNDKAKSVADEITAPVPPTEVAKVEKVQATSFAGEALKLGGKSDEEVRRLGTVDAADDVVETLFEERYRTANSPLHQAVWEKSTPIELFDTAQPLPPSEAAVPVMQKSLSILRRHRQANTLLDDKRKISDEVLNELGEAGYWGLLIDEEYGGSGATFTQFAQFLTDVATIDPTTAGLASVHGCIGAVDPVRTFGTPEQKERLLPKLASGERLSAFALTEPGAGSDLTALKTTAVKDGDSYVLNGEKLFITNVRPGRMIGVVCLIDDEPSVLVAELPEEQNEHFQLKKYGLYALKYAYNQGIVFKDFRVPAENLLIPDSGDGLTIAYHGLNRGRISLCANAAGTMRQMMADMLPWARYRRTYGEPIAKRELVERRLGHLAGLIVACDALTEWGSALLDLGFRGEMECIVAKVFGSEAQKEAAIELHMKTHGGRSFLAGHMFGDNIHDMLAPCIYEGEGEMLSMAFFKSLVKQHGMRYFEPIGRVLSESGIKQPNPMNPAHAWALKGPLMNYGRWWLGHQLSGHATFDLPDMPRELRPHAEYAAEFLSNSSSEISATMRKHQLKLADRQCRMAELSGRIQSAVVILCTSLYAARHDDELIRGAAEGICEKLTNDLTGRRPSDRYFKNVTKLGEKIADGGFPGLPKTGDEEIMMRYD; this is encoded by the coding sequence ATGTCGACTGTCATTAAGCCCGAAGACCGCAAGCCCAAAGCCATTCGTAGCGGGGCGAGCCGGTTAAACGATAAGGCAAAGTCCGTTGCCGACGAGATCACCGCGCCGGTTCCGCCGACCGAGGTCGCGAAAGTAGAGAAGGTCCAAGCGACCTCGTTTGCCGGCGAGGCTTTAAAACTCGGCGGCAAATCTGATGAAGAGGTCCGTCGTCTCGGCACCGTCGACGCGGCCGACGACGTCGTCGAGACCTTGTTCGAAGAACGCTATCGAACGGCAAACAGCCCGCTGCACCAGGCGGTCTGGGAGAAAAGCACGCCGATCGAACTCTTTGACACCGCTCAACCGTTGCCGCCGTCTGAAGCCGCGGTACCGGTCATGCAAAAGTCGCTGTCGATCCTGCGTCGCCATCGTCAGGCGAATACACTATTGGATGACAAACGAAAAATCTCCGATGAAGTCCTCAACGAGTTGGGCGAGGCCGGCTATTGGGGACTGCTCATCGACGAAGAGTACGGGGGTTCGGGGGCGACCTTTACACAGTTCGCTCAGTTTCTAACTGACGTTGCGACGATCGATCCGACGACGGCGGGCCTGGCGTCCGTTCATGGCTGCATTGGCGCCGTCGACCCGGTCCGCACGTTCGGAACACCCGAGCAAAAAGAACGTTTATTGCCGAAGCTGGCTTCGGGGGAACGGCTCTCCGCCTTCGCATTGACAGAGCCGGGAGCGGGGTCTGATTTGACGGCCTTAAAGACAACCGCCGTTAAGGACGGCGACTCTTACGTGCTTAACGGCGAGAAGCTCTTTATTACGAACGTTCGCCCCGGACGGATGATCGGCGTCGTCTGCCTGATTGACGATGAACCTTCCGTGCTGGTGGCCGAATTGCCGGAGGAGCAGAACGAGCATTTTCAACTGAAGAAGTATGGCCTGTACGCATTAAAGTATGCTTACAATCAGGGAATCGTGTTTAAGGATTTCCGGGTGCCCGCGGAGAACCTGCTGATCCCGGACAGCGGTGACGGGCTGACGATCGCCTACCACGGGTTAAACCGGGGGCGAATTTCTCTGTGCGCCAATGCCGCCGGGACGATGCGGCAGATGATGGCCGACATGCTGCCCTGGGCACGGTATCGCCGGACGTACGGGGAACCGATTGCCAAGCGTGAACTGGTGGAGCGCCGATTGGGACATCTCGCCGGCCTGATCGTCGCCTGTGACGCATTGACCGAGTGGGGCTCGGCCCTGCTCGATCTCGGGTTCCGGGGCGAGATGGAATGTATTGTGGCCAAGGTCTTCGGCAGCGAAGCGCAGAAGGAGGCCGCGATCGAGTTGCACATGAAGACCCACGGGGGTCGCTCGTTCCTGGCCGGGCACATGTTCGGCGACAACATCCACGACATGCTCGCCCCCTGCATCTATGAAGGCGAAGGTGAGATGCTGTCGATGGCGTTCTTCAAGTCGCTCGTCAAGCAGCACGGGATGCGTTATTTCGAGCCGATCGGTCGTGTGCTTTCAGAGTCCGGCATCAAGCAGCCGAATCCGATGAACCCGGCCCATGCCTGGGCGCTGAAGGGACCGCTGATGAACTATGGTCGATGGTGGCTGGGGCACCAATTGTCGGGCCACGCCACTTTCGACCTGCCGGACATGCCGCGTGAACTAAGGCCACACGCGGAATATGCGGCTGAATTCCTTTCCAATTCGTCGTCGGAAATTTCGGCCACGATGCGGAAGCATCAACTGAAGCTGGCCGACCGGCAGTGCCGGATGGCGGAGCTCTCAGGCCGAATTCAATCGGCCGTCGTCATCCTCTGCACCTCGCTGTATGCCGCGCGGCACGACGATGAACTGATCCGCGGTGCGGCTGAGGGGATTTGCGAGAAGTTGACGAACGACCTCACGGGCCGGCGACCGAGCGATCGGTACTTCAAGAACGTGACGAAGCTGGGAGAGAAGATCGCCGACGGCGGCTTCCCCGGCCTTCCAAAGACCGGCGACGAAGAGATCATGATGCGGTACGACTGA
- a CDS encoding 3-hydroxyacyl-CoA dehydrogenase NAD-binding domain-containing protein produces the protein MATSFANGEYGRMFENLHLKWDERGALFVSIDVLDRPMNVFDAGLLGELDRLIDDLQDAPGIGAVVFRSGKESGFLAGADVKQIAQIRTAQEADQVIVAGQDLFNKIASLPIPTIAVIHGPCLGGGLEFALACDYRIAEDTPSTRLGLPETQLGIIPAWGGTQRLPKQVGALQAVTMILQGRKLSAPDSLKCRLVDRIAPPAEFEHTLDELLDLLLNGETPRNPRGSLVEWLRDETSFGRGLIFRSARKRIEKNAKHYPALPAALRAIETGYESGIQDGLRVERDEFSHLIFSDTCKNLVGLFLQREQARKRATWVSNVQTPSQKVEKIAVLGAGTMGAGIAQAAAFSGFDVVLKDINDELVAGGRARIEKLMRSAAKKGVLSAPAAEERLARIQYTTSIDDLTDADLVIEAIVEKLNVKQDVFSELDKQLSPRAVLASNTSALSIEQIGSATKHPERVAGLHFFNPVYKMPLVEVVRSPATGDAAIRVLVDVVRQLGKVPLVVGEGPGFLVNRVLFPYMDEAVRMVSEGAEVTAIDRAAKKFGMPMGPLELLDVVGLDVARHVADTIGSLSPEPSPTPEFLQRLIDQGHLGKKSGRGFYLWKDGKRQQPVELDRPSGKARLPEPVTLKKETIDGYQQRLTFALINEASDCLESGIVSAAWMVDLGMVLGTGFAPFRGGPLRLADTWGIDATAKTLEDLETVCGERFRPSSLLLQLRESEDSFYDYNSKKSDSSVAASEGLKETQHI, from the coding sequence ATGGCCACCTCTTTCGCGAATGGCGAATACGGACGCATGTTCGAGAACCTGCATCTCAAGTGGGACGAGCGGGGTGCGCTGTTCGTCTCGATTGACGTGCTCGACCGCCCAATGAATGTCTTTGATGCGGGGCTGCTCGGGGAACTCGATCGTCTTATCGACGACCTTCAGGACGCCCCCGGCATCGGCGCGGTCGTCTTCCGCAGCGGTAAAGAATCCGGCTTTCTCGCCGGAGCGGACGTTAAACAAATTGCACAAATTCGGACGGCCCAAGAAGCCGACCAGGTCATCGTCGCCGGTCAGGATCTCTTCAATAAAATCGCCTCACTGCCGATTCCGACAATCGCGGTGATCCACGGCCCCTGTTTGGGCGGGGGTCTGGAGTTCGCGCTGGCTTGCGATTACCGCATCGCCGAAGACACCCCTTCCACCCGACTCGGATTGCCGGAAACACAACTCGGAATCATTCCGGCCTGGGGCGGCACTCAACGCTTACCAAAGCAGGTCGGCGCTCTACAGGCGGTGACAATGATCCTGCAGGGCCGCAAGCTTTCCGCACCGGATTCCTTAAAGTGTCGGTTGGTTGATCGAATTGCTCCGCCGGCCGAATTCGAGCACACCCTCGATGAGTTGCTAGACTTGCTTCTCAATGGCGAGACACCGCGAAATCCGCGCGGCTCGCTGGTCGAATGGTTACGCGACGAGACATCATTCGGACGGGGCTTAATCTTCCGCTCTGCGCGAAAGCGGATCGAGAAGAATGCAAAGCACTATCCCGCCTTGCCGGCCGCGTTGCGGGCAATTGAAACCGGATACGAGAGCGGTATTCAAGACGGCCTTCGCGTCGAACGCGACGAGTTCTCGCATCTCATTTTTTCGGACACATGCAAAAATCTTGTCGGATTATTTCTTCAGCGAGAACAGGCCAGAAAGCGGGCCACCTGGGTTTCCAACGTTCAAACACCTTCTCAAAAGGTCGAGAAGATTGCCGTCCTTGGTGCAGGGACGATGGGGGCGGGAATCGCGCAAGCTGCTGCATTTAGTGGCTTCGATGTCGTCTTAAAAGACATTAATGACGAACTCGTCGCGGGCGGACGGGCGCGCATCGAAAAGCTGATGAGGTCAGCCGCGAAGAAAGGAGTCCTCTCGGCACCGGCTGCGGAGGAGCGTTTGGCCCGTATTCAATATACGACGTCAATTGATGACCTGACCGACGCGGACCTCGTCATCGAAGCCATCGTCGAGAAACTGAATGTGAAGCAAGACGTTTTTTCGGAACTCGACAAACAGTTGTCACCGCGGGCCGTGCTCGCTTCGAATACGTCGGCACTTTCGATCGAGCAGATTGGGTCCGCGACGAAGCACCCCGAACGGGTAGCCGGGCTGCACTTCTTTAACCCCGTCTACAAAATGCCGCTCGTCGAAGTGGTGCGCAGCCCCGCAACGGGAGACGCGGCGATTCGCGTACTAGTCGACGTCGTGCGGCAGTTAGGTAAGGTGCCGCTTGTCGTTGGGGAAGGGCCCGGATTTCTCGTCAACCGGGTGTTATTCCCGTACATGGACGAAGCCGTGCGCATGGTGAGCGAAGGGGCGGAGGTCACCGCGATCGATCGCGCCGCCAAGAAATTCGGCATGCCGATGGGGCCACTCGAATTACTCGATGTCGTCGGCCTCGACGTCGCTCGTCACGTTGCCGATACGATCGGTTCGCTCTCACCGGAACCGAGTCCGACCCCCGAGTTCTTACAACGCCTGATCGATCAAGGACACTTGGGGAAGAAGTCGGGGCGGGGCTTTTATTTATGGAAAGACGGAAAGCGACAGCAACCGGTCGAACTTGACCGTCCTTCCGGAAAGGCCCGACTTCCCGAGCCGGTGACGCTCAAGAAGGAGACGATCGACGGGTATCAGCAACGCCTCACGTTTGCATTAATTAATGAAGCCTCCGACTGCCTGGAGTCCGGCATCGTCAGTGCGGCCTGGATGGTCGACCTCGGAATGGTCCTCGGGACCGGCTTCGCGCCGTTTCGGGGCGGGCCTTTAAGACTTGCCGACACGTGGGGAATCGACGCGACGGCGAAGACGTTGGAAGACTTGGAAACCGTGTGTGGTGAACGATTCCGACCGAGCTCGCTTCTACTCCAACTTCGGGAGAGTGAAGACAGCTTCTATGATTACAATTCTAAGAAATCGGATTCCTCAGTCGCAGCAAGCGAAGGCCTTAAAGAGACGCAGCATATTTAA
- a CDS encoding thiolase family protein produces the protein MNGTLENDPLPPIAVVAGVRTPFAKAFTKLADRSAVELGRVAVEEAIKAADLTPDRIDEVVMGNVSGPPDAANIARVVALKAGLPIDRPAHTVNRNCASGMESIFGGWQILRERRADLVVAGGTESMSNVPFLWDTRMRDWMLGLRKAKGLRRLAHLAQLRPGFFKPIPGLELGLTDPVCGLNMGQTAEIVAKEFDISRKEQDEFALASHQRAIAAWDRCFLGGETVPVPLGPDKQLEKDFGPRNNQTMEALAKLKPLFDRQNGTVTAGNSCPITDGAAALVLARPQNASDLDVAPLGYIRGYAVAGCDPRRMGLGPVFAIDKLLRQTGMSLSDFDLFEINEAFSAQVLGCLRAFDSDDFAQRELQRDRKIGELNPDLLNVNGGAIALGHPVGTSGTRIVLTLLRSLKERGLRRGIASLCVGGGQGAAVWLDTTLDD, from the coding sequence ATGAATGGTACTCTAGAAAATGATCCGCTTCCACCGATCGCGGTCGTCGCGGGAGTCCGAACTCCGTTTGCCAAAGCTTTTACCAAGCTCGCCGACCGGTCTGCCGTCGAGCTCGGCCGCGTGGCCGTCGAAGAAGCGATTAAGGCTGCCGACCTCACTCCCGACCGGATCGACGAAGTCGTGATGGGAAACGTTTCGGGTCCGCCCGATGCGGCCAACATCGCTCGCGTCGTCGCGCTGAAAGCCGGCCTCCCGATCGATCGGCCGGCCCACACGGTCAACCGCAACTGTGCCTCGGGGATGGAGTCAATCTTTGGTGGATGGCAAATCTTAAGGGAACGTCGCGCCGATCTCGTTGTCGCCGGCGGAACGGAGTCGATGTCGAACGTTCCGTTCTTATGGGACACGCGGATGCGGGACTGGATGCTCGGCCTGAGAAAGGCCAAAGGGCTTCGCCGACTGGCACACCTCGCCCAGTTAAGGCCGGGCTTCTTTAAACCGATTCCCGGGCTCGAACTGGGCCTGACCGATCCCGTTTGCGGATTAAACATGGGCCAGACGGCCGAGATCGTCGCCAAAGAGTTTGACATCAGCCGCAAGGAGCAGGATGAGTTCGCGCTCGCCAGTCACCAGCGAGCGATCGCGGCCTGGGATCGCTGCTTTCTCGGTGGCGAAACCGTGCCGGTTCCGCTCGGACCGGACAAACAGCTCGAGAAGGACTTCGGCCCGCGCAACAACCAAACAATGGAAGCGTTGGCGAAATTAAAACCACTATTTGATCGGCAGAACGGCACCGTCACCGCCGGAAATAGTTGTCCCATCACCGACGGGGCTGCGGCGTTAGTGCTTGCCAGACCTCAAAACGCCTCTGACCTTGACGTCGCGCCGCTCGGTTATATCCGCGGTTATGCGGTTGCCGGTTGCGATCCGCGTCGGATGGGTCTCGGACCGGTTTTTGCCATCGACAAATTGCTCCGGCAAACCGGCATGTCGCTGAGCGACTTCGATTTGTTCGAAATCAATGAAGCGTTTTCAGCGCAGGTGCTGGGATGTTTAAGAGCTTTCGACTCGGATGATTTCGCCCAGCGCGAACTGCAGCGAGACCGCAAGATCGGAGAATTAAATCCGGACCTGCTGAATGTCAACGGCGGCGCGATCGCGCTCGGACATCCCGTTGGCACAAGCGGCACACGAATCGTGCTCACCCTTTTAAGATCGCTGAAGGAGCGAGGACTCCGACGGGGGATCGCCTCCCTATGTGTCGGAGGTGGGCAGGGAGCGGCCGTCTGGCTGGACACAACGCTCGACGACTAA
- a CDS encoding AMP-binding protein translates to MWLPPDVTRPWLKSYPDEISARLDYPEAPLYRLLEDAAALYPDRIACHYYEQAVSYEQMLAEARSLAKALVDGGVEPGDRVAVLLPNLPETVASLFGIWMAGAVAVSVSPLMVAEEVNGILRATDAKVAITVDVLSPLICGDDHVPELVIMTTLADRLSQLERFGYAWVRFQKIGFSKPCVRTRVLKYQDVVGEDADEFEPRVPACDDPAFILPTGGTTGHPKLVTLSHRNLSAQANQLSHWSFARPGEETILAVLPFFHSYGLSTSLLMGTKLGATLVTHHRVKPTVVAELIEKHQPTILLAVPALLNALNTKVLRSKKRDFQSIVRVISGGAPLPKQVAEEFNDHAGAIIVEGYGLSEASPVTHAGPLDGTAVPGTIGLPLPDTDARIVDAETGKRNLPVGEVGELIVRGPQVMLGYWNDEAATQAVIKNGWLYTGDLAVCDDRGFFKIVDRKKDLIITSGFNVYPADVEEALREYPGVRDAAVVGIPDDERGELVKAILSIEKGSTFDRTDFDAFTHRKLSAHKRPRVVETTTDDLPRNFLGKVLRRELRTAADAGTAALSPAERSELPEALEEASK, encoded by the coding sequence ATGTGGCTCCCCCCGGACGTTACGCGTCCGTGGCTGAAGAGCTACCCGGACGAGATTTCGGCTCGACTAGATTATCCCGAAGCGCCGCTCTATCGGCTGCTCGAGGACGCAGCCGCTCTCTACCCAGATCGCATTGCCTGCCATTATTACGAGCAGGCCGTCAGCTATGAGCAAATGCTCGCTGAGGCACGCAGCCTCGCCAAAGCGCTGGTCGACGGCGGCGTCGAACCCGGTGACCGCGTTGCCGTTTTGCTCCCGAATCTCCCGGAGACGGTCGCATCGCTGTTCGGAATCTGGATGGCCGGTGCGGTCGCGGTTTCTGTCAGTCCATTAATGGTCGCCGAAGAAGTTAATGGAATCCTCCGGGCAACCGACGCGAAAGTCGCTATCACCGTTGACGTTCTTTCGCCGTTAATTTGCGGCGACGATCACGTGCCCGAGTTGGTCATCATGACCACATTGGCCGACCGGCTGTCGCAACTCGAGCGATTCGGTTACGCGTGGGTTCGGTTTCAGAAAATCGGCTTCAGCAAACCGTGCGTTCGCACGCGGGTGCTGAAATATCAGGATGTCGTCGGCGAAGACGCCGATGAATTTGAGCCGCGGGTCCCGGCGTGCGATGACCCCGCATTTATCCTTCCGACTGGCGGGACGACGGGGCACCCCAAGCTCGTCACGCTGTCCCACCGCAATCTGTCCGCACAAGCGAATCAGCTGTCGCACTGGTCGTTTGCCCGACCGGGCGAAGAGACGATCCTCGCCGTTCTGCCGTTCTTTCACAGTTACGGCTTGTCGACTTCGTTATTAATGGGAACGAAACTCGGCGCGACTTTGGTGACGCATCACCGGGTTAAGCCGACCGTCGTCGCGGAATTAATCGAAAAGCATCAACCGACGATTCTGCTGGCCGTGCCGGCTCTGCTGAACGCGCTCAATACGAAAGTGCTTCGCAGCAAAAAACGCGATTTCCAGTCGATCGTCCGAGTGATCAGCGGAGGCGCCCCGCTACCGAAGCAGGTGGCCGAGGAATTCAACGACCACGCCGGGGCAATAATCGTCGAGGGCTACGGCCTGTCGGAAGCCAGCCCGGTCACGCACGCGGGACCACTCGACGGCACGGCCGTACCCGGCACGATCGGCCTTCCGCTGCCCGACACCGATGCGAGAATTGTCGATGCCGAAACCGGCAAGCGCAACTTGCCCGTCGGGGAAGTCGGCGAATTAATCGTCCGCGGCCCTCAGGTAATGCTGGGCTACTGGAATGACGAAGCGGCAACACAAGCCGTAATTAAGAACGGCTGGCTTTATACTGGCGACCTAGCCGTTTGCGACGACCGGGGATTCTTTAAGATCGTCGACCGCAAGAAAGACTTGATTATTACTTCGGGATTTAACGTCTACCCGGCCGATGTTGAAGAAGCCTTGCGTGAGTATCCGGGCGTTCGCGACGCAGCCGTCGTCGGCATCCCGGACGACGAGCGGGGAGAACTCGTGAAAGCGATTCTCTCGATCGAAAAGGGATCGACCTTCGACCGAACCGATTTCGATGCCTTCACGCATCGGAAATTGTCCGCTCACAAACGGCCTCGCGTCGTGGAGACGACCACCGACGATCTGCCGCGTAACTTTCTCGGCAAGGTTCTCCGCCGCGAATTAAGGACGGCAGCAGACGCCGGGACGGCGGCCTTGAGTCCCGCTGAGCGATCGGAACTGCCCGAAGCACTCGAGGAGGCCTCAAAATGA
- a CDS encoding patatin-like phospholipase family protein: MRSKQRSATVALGAGGARGVAHLGAIEELQRGGFTIERYVGVSIGSLAGALAALGKDIEEVQDQAVAYLSSPEFQRHQARFATTSASSEERIEESAFLSWYNRLSDYWNANRLLTRLFRRPGILSGLIMEEVVDQLLPDIDISETATPLSIVAADLRSGRRVVLDRGPLRAAVRGSAAIPGIFPPVEFEGMLLSDIGGLDSLAVSVARTFKPSFIVAVDVGTEMLPVSDMSTSMGVLRRMDQIGEALFREQCDCDADLIVRPKVGHIDWFAFDRAEALIEAGRAATVAALDNRHKRNLWNNLLYSRGPVRDQSRAAVDPAESR, encoded by the coding sequence ATGAGAAGCAAACAAAGATCGGCAACCGTCGCGCTCGGCGCGGGCGGCGCACGAGGGGTCGCCCACCTCGGGGCAATTGAAGAACTCCAGCGGGGCGGCTTCACGATCGAGCGATACGTCGGCGTCAGTATCGGCAGCCTCGCTGGCGCATTGGCGGCGCTCGGAAAGGACATCGAAGAGGTCCAGGACCAAGCGGTCGCGTACCTGTCGTCGCCCGAGTTCCAGCGACATCAGGCAAGATTCGCCACGACGTCGGCTTCGAGCGAAGAGCGCATCGAGGAGAGCGCCTTTCTGTCGTGGTACAACCGCCTGAGCGACTACTGGAATGCGAATCGATTGCTGACGCGACTGTTCCGACGACCGGGGATTCTCTCCGGCCTCATCATGGAGGAGGTCGTCGACCAGTTGCTGCCAGACATCGATATTTCGGAGACGGCTACTCCGCTTTCGATCGTGGCGGCCGACCTGCGAAGTGGTCGCCGGGTCGTGCTCGACCGCGGACCGCTCCGCGCAGCGGTGCGGGGCTCGGCGGCGATTCCCGGAATCTTTCCGCCGGTCGAGTTCGAAGGGATGCTGCTCTCCGACATCGGGGGCCTCGATTCGCTGGCGGTGAGCGTCGCTCGGACGTTCAAACCCAGCTTCATCGTAGCGGTCGACGTAGGGACCGAGATGCTTCCGGTCTCAGACATGTCGACGTCGATGGGGGTCCTCCGCCGGATGGACCAGATCGGCGAAGCCCTGTTCAGAGAGCAGTGCGATTGCGACGCCGATTTGATTGTTCGGCCCAAGGTCGGGCATATCGACTGGTTCGCCTTCGACCGGGCCGAAGCACTGATCGAAGCAGGGCGAGCGGCAACCGTTGCCGCCCTCGACAATCGCCACAAACGCAATCTGTGGAACAACTTACTTTATTCCCGAGGCCCGGTTCGGGACCAATCGCGAGCAGCGGTAGACCCGGCCGAAAGCCGCTAA
- a CDS encoding aldose epimerase family protein: MPRAFALFFLMTAFFVPNAVSASAGEGDFSSTVDDFDDVKLYTLSNDNGISVKVTNYGAIITSIITPDRDGDLADIALGYNSLKGYLNAPSKPYFGAIVGRYGNRIAGGRFILNGETFKLAKNTGLNHIHGGNTGFDKVIWDVESGPTSGKDFVELRLSYQSRDGEEGYPGNLDVSVCYNLDSENRLTVEYRATTDAATPVNLTQHTYFNLKGEGDEDVLGHEIKINADRFTPVDDALIPTGEILPIANTPLDFREAKPIGRDIQKSHPQMKIGGGYDHNFVLNRNEGDDALLMAAEVREPTTGRTLSVFTTEPGMQFYTGNFLNGSLIGKSGRPYVKRGGFCLETQHFPDSPNQPNFPSTILQPGDEYQSETVFQFGVDTK, translated from the coding sequence ATGCCGCGCGCCTTTGCTCTATTTTTCTTAATGACGGCCTTCTTCGTGCCGAATGCCGTGTCCGCCTCAGCGGGCGAAGGCGACTTCAGCAGCACCGTCGACGACTTCGACGACGTGAAGCTCTATACGCTTTCGAATGACAACGGCATTTCGGTTAAGGTCACGAACTACGGCGCGATTATTACGTCAATCATCACCCCCGATCGCGATGGAGACCTCGCCGACATCGCACTCGGATACAATAGCTTGAAGGGCTACCTTAACGCACCGAGCAAGCCATACTTCGGAGCCATCGTCGGTCGCTATGGCAATCGAATTGCGGGTGGGCGATTTATACTCAATGGCGAAACCTTCAAGCTCGCGAAGAACACCGGCCTTAACCACATTCACGGAGGTAATACCGGCTTTGATAAAGTTATTTGGGATGTCGAGAGTGGCCCGACCTCCGGAAAAGACTTCGTTGAACTTCGCCTCTCCTATCAATCGCGTGACGGGGAAGAGGGTTACCCCGGCAACTTGGATGTGTCAGTTTGCTACAATTTGGACAGTGAGAATCGACTCACGGTCGAATACAGGGCCACGACCGACGCCGCCACGCCGGTCAATCTGACGCAGCACACTTACTTTAATCTGAAGGGCGAGGGTGACGAAGACGTGCTTGGTCACGAAATAAAAATTAATGCCGATCGATTTACGCCGGTCGACGACGCCCTGATTCCGACCGGCGAAATCCTCCCGATAGCCAATACCCCTCTCGACTTTCGCGAGGCGAAGCCGATCGGCCGTGATATTCAAAAGAGCCATCCACAGATGAAGATCGGCGGCGGGTACGACCACAATTTCGTCCTCAATCGCAACGAGGGCGATGACGCACTCCTAATGGCCGCCGAAGTTCGAGAGCCGACGACCGGGCGGACGCTCTCTGTCTTCACAACGGAACCGGGAATGCAATTCTATACCGGCAACTTTCTCAATGGTTCACTCATCGGAAAGTCGGGCCGCCCCTATGTGAAGCGCGGGGGGTTCTGCCTTGAGACCCAACACTTCCCCGACAGCCCCAACCAGCCGAACTTTCCTTCGACGATTCTGCAACCCGGGGACGAATACCAATCCGAAACGGTCTTTCAATTCGGCGTCGATACAAAGTGA